In Pseudoalteromonas carrageenovora IAM 12662, the following proteins share a genomic window:
- the fba gene encoding class II fructose-bisphosphate aldolase (catalyzes the reversible aldol condensation of dihydroxyacetonephosphate and glyceraldehyde 3-phosphate in the Calvin cycle, glycolysis, and/or gluconeogenesis): MALISMRQLLDHAAEHGYGVPAFNVNNQEQMRAIMEAADKTNSPVIVQGSAGARAYAGAPFIRHMILAAVEEWPHIPVVMHQDHGTSPGVCQRSIQLGFSSVMMDGSLMSDGKTPSSYEYNVEVTRETVAMAHACGVSVEGELGVLGSLETGEAGEEDGVGAEGKLTTDQMLTDPEEAADFVNKTHVDALAIACGTSHGAYKFTRPPTDDILAIDRIKEIHARIPDTHLVMHGSSSVPQEWLEIINQYGGEIPETYGVPVEQIVEGIKFGVRKVNIDTDLRLASTGAIRRHMALNPSNFDPRKYLAEATKAMTEICVARYNSFGTAGQASKIKPISLDEMHLKYLSGELDPKIR, encoded by the coding sequence ATGGCTTTAATCAGTATGCGACAACTTTTAGATCATGCAGCTGAACACGGTTACGGCGTTCCAGCCTTTAACGTGAATAACCAAGAGCAAATGCGCGCAATAATGGAAGCGGCTGATAAAACAAACAGCCCAGTAATTGTTCAAGGATCAGCAGGCGCACGTGCTTATGCTGGTGCTCCATTTATCCGCCACATGATTTTAGCAGCCGTTGAAGAATGGCCACATATACCCGTTGTAATGCACCAAGATCACGGCACCTCACCCGGTGTTTGCCAACGCTCAATTCAACTAGGTTTTTCATCTGTAATGATGGATGGCTCATTAATGAGCGATGGTAAAACCCCTTCAAGCTACGAATACAATGTAGAAGTAACACGCGAAACCGTTGCGATGGCGCATGCGTGTGGCGTATCGGTTGAGGGCGAGTTAGGTGTACTTGGCTCACTTGAAACAGGTGAAGCTGGCGAAGAAGATGGTGTAGGCGCAGAAGGTAAACTAACTACGGATCAAATGCTTACCGACCCTGAAGAAGCGGCAGACTTTGTAAATAAAACTCATGTTGATGCGCTGGCTATTGCTTGTGGTACATCGCACGGGGCTTACAAATTTACGCGTCCGCCAACGGATGATATTTTAGCAATTGATCGTATTAAAGAGATCCACGCACGTATTCCTGATACGCATTTAGTAATGCATGGATCGTCGTCTGTACCACAAGAGTGGTTAGAGATCATAAATCAATACGGTGGCGAAATTCCTGAAACTTACGGTGTACCAGTAGAGCAAATTGTAGAAGGTATTAAGTTTGGCGTTCGCAAGGTAAATATAGATACAGATTTACGTTTAGCCTCTACCGGTGCTATTCGCCGCCATATGGCGCTTAACCCATCTAACTTTGACCCGCGTAAATACTTAGCAGAAGCTACAAAAGCGATGACAGAGATTTGTGTAGCGCGTTATAACTCGTTTGGCACAGCAGGGCAGGCAAGTAAAATTAAGCCAATTTCACTCGATGAAATGCACCTTAAATACTTAAGCGGCGAACTAGACCCAAAAATTAGATAA
- the phoB gene encoding phosphate regulon transcriptional regulator PhoB, giving the protein MSRKVLVVDDEAPIREMLVFVLEQNGFQAIEAEDYDSAIAAMVEPYPDMVLLDWMLPGGSGIQIAKKFKQSEYTRQIPIIMLTARGEEEDKVRGLEVGADDYVTKPFSPKELMARIKAVIRRVSPTSLEEAIEVHGLRLDPISHRVTSEGSELDMGPTEFRLLHFFMTHPERVYSREQLLDHVWGTNVYVEDRTVDVHIRRLRKAIAPLGHDRLVQTVRGAGYRFSSKL; this is encoded by the coding sequence ATGTCACGTAAAGTACTAGTCGTAGATGACGAAGCTCCTATTAGGGAGATGTTGGTTTTTGTTTTAGAGCAAAATGGATTTCAGGCAATTGAAGCAGAAGATTACGACTCTGCCATTGCTGCAATGGTAGAACCTTACCCAGACATGGTTTTACTTGATTGGATGTTGCCAGGAGGCAGCGGTATTCAAATTGCTAAAAAGTTTAAGCAAAGTGAATATACTCGTCAAATTCCTATTATTATGCTTACTGCTCGCGGCGAAGAAGAAGATAAAGTTCGCGGCCTTGAAGTTGGCGCAGATGATTACGTGACTAAACCGTTTTCACCTAAAGAACTGATGGCACGTATTAAAGCGGTTATTCGCCGTGTTTCACCAACGTCATTAGAAGAAGCGATAGAAGTTCATGGTCTTCGTTTAGATCCTATCTCGCATCGTGTAACCTCTGAGGGAAGCGAACTTGATATGGGCCCAACCGAATTTAGATTATTACACTTTTTTATGACCCACCCAGAGCGTGTGTATAGCCGTGAACAACTGCTAGATCATGTTTGGGGCACTAACGTATACGTTGAAGACCGTACTGTTGATGTGCATATTCGCCGCTTGCGTAAAGCGATTGCACCACTTGGACATGACCGTTTAGTACAAACTGTACGTGGCGCAGGTTACCGTTTTTCAAGCAAATTATAA
- the phoR gene encoding phosphate regulon sensor histidine kinase PhoR: protein MYRVVNKQALAKRLCIYFLPLLLIGVLVGAPFLLLFLGTTSLLVWHYHQLYRLSDWLLNQRSFNPPEGEGAWEQVFEGIYHLQHRNRKKRNELADLIRRFRDGAEAVPDAVIVLQNDLSIVWCNQLALKVLGLQWPTDHGQRLDNLIREPKFAKYMHRGEFEEPLELDNGHAIEQVLEFRVMPYASTQLMVVVRDVTRLKQLEQMRKDFVANVSHELRTPLTVVTGYLEMMDGDMMPPPAMWNKAQNTMLEQCKRMDSLVNQLLSLSRIEGARRQDSDKVVNVPQLLGYIQTEAQSINQDKGHELIFNIDTTLDIKGAEDELRSAFSNLVFNAIHYTKPGGKIEVTWQRKNNHACFSVNDNGDGIAPEHINRLTERFYRVDKARSRTTGGSGLGLAITKHVLTRHDSQLNISSVVGKGSCFSFEFSIDKIVPQA, encoded by the coding sequence ATGTATCGAGTTGTTAACAAGCAGGCGTTAGCAAAGCGCCTGTGTATTTATTTTTTACCCTTATTATTAATTGGTGTGCTAGTTGGCGCACCATTTTTGCTTTTATTTTTAGGCACAACTTCCCTTCTTGTATGGCACTACCATCAACTTTATCGTTTAAGTGACTGGCTCTTAAATCAACGTAGCTTTAATCCGCCTGAAGGTGAGGGCGCGTGGGAGCAAGTTTTTGAAGGTATATATCATTTACAACATCGCAATCGTAAAAAGCGTAACGAACTTGCTGATTTAATTAGGCGATTTCGTGATGGCGCTGAAGCGGTGCCCGACGCAGTTATAGTACTTCAAAACGATTTAAGTATTGTGTGGTGTAATCAGTTAGCACTTAAGGTATTAGGTCTGCAGTGGCCTACAGATCATGGTCAGCGCTTAGATAACTTAATACGCGAACCTAAATTTGCAAAATATATGCACCGTGGTGAGTTTGAGGAGCCACTTGAACTTGATAATGGTCATGCAATAGAGCAAGTGCTTGAGTTTAGGGTAATGCCGTATGCAAGTACTCAGCTTATGGTTGTTGTGCGTGATGTAACGCGTTTAAAACAGCTTGAACAAATGCGCAAAGACTTTGTTGCCAATGTATCGCATGAGCTGCGCACGCCGCTTACGGTAGTGACAGGCTACCTAGAAATGATGGATGGCGATATGATGCCACCGCCAGCTATGTGGAATAAAGCGCAAAATACCATGCTTGAGCAATGTAAGCGCATGGATAGCTTAGTTAATCAGCTTCTATCGCTATCGCGAATTGAAGGCGCTCGTCGCCAAGACAGCGATAAAGTAGTAAATGTACCTCAGCTACTTGGCTATATTCAAACCGAAGCGCAATCAATTAACCAAGATAAAGGCCACGAGCTAATTTTTAATATTGATACCACTTTAGATATTAAAGGGGCAGAGGATGAGCTACGCAGCGCATTTTCTAACTTAGTATTTAACGCAATTCATTACACTAAACCCGGTGGAAAAATTGAAGTAACTTGGCAGCGTAAAAATAATCATGCCTGTTTTAGCGTAAATGATAATGGCGATGGTATTGCGCCTGAGCATATAAACCGTTTGACCGAGCGCTTTTACCGCGTAGATAAGGCCAGAAGCCGAACAACCGGTGGCTCAGGTTTAGGGCTTGCGATCACAAAACATGTGCTTACAAGGCATGACAGCCAATTAAATATTAGTAGCGTGGTGGGTAAAGGATCGTGTTTTTCTTTTGAATTTTCAATAGATAAGATAGTTCCACAAGCGTAA
- a CDS encoding PstS family phosphate ABC transporter substrate-binding protein, with translation MKFKNLVAAMGVAVTTLVSAQAVALDKAIPEYQKINGVSGNFSSVGSDTLANMMTFWAEEYKRIYPNVNIQIQAAGSSTAPPALTEGTSNMGPMSRKMKSKEIEAFEKRYGYKPTEVRVAIDALAVFVHKDNPIEGLRIDQVDAVFSSTRKCGASEQVNRWSDVGLTGDWAAKDIQLYGRNSVSGTYGYFKKKALCKGDFRNNVNEQPGSASVVQSISSSLNAIGYSGIGYKTSGVRTVPLAKKGTNFVDATLENVAQGKYPLSRFLYLYVNKHPNKPLSPIEAEFLRMVLSKDGQKIVEKDGYVPLSAKLVEVELKKLGL, from the coding sequence ATGAAATTTAAAAATTTAGTTGCCGCAATGGGTGTGGCTGTTACAACTTTAGTATCTGCGCAGGCTGTTGCACTTGATAAAGCAATTCCTGAATATCAAAAAATTAACGGTGTTTCAGGTAACTTTTCATCTGTAGGTTCTGATACGTTAGCCAACATGATGACTTTTTGGGCTGAAGAGTACAAACGTATTTACCCAAATGTAAACATTCAAATTCAGGCGGCAGGTTCTTCAACTGCTCCACCGGCGCTTACCGAAGGTACCTCAAATATGGGACCTATGAGCCGTAAAATGAAATCTAAAGAGATCGAAGCGTTCGAAAAGCGTTACGGTTACAAACCAACTGAAGTACGTGTAGCAATTGATGCACTAGCGGTATTTGTACACAAAGATAACCCAATTGAAGGTCTTCGTATTGACCAAGTAGATGCTGTTTTTTCTTCTACTCGTAAGTGTGGTGCATCTGAGCAAGTTAACCGTTGGAGTGATGTTGGTTTAACTGGCGACTGGGCTGCAAAAGACATTCAATTATATGGACGTAACTCAGTATCTGGTACGTACGGTTACTTTAAAAAGAAAGCACTATGTAAAGGTGATTTCCGTAACAACGTAAACGAGCAACCAGGTTCTGCATCTGTAGTGCAGTCAATCTCTTCATCATTAAATGCTATTGGTTACTCAGGTATTGGTTACAAAACGTCAGGTGTACGTACTGTGCCACTAGCTAAAAAAGGCACTAACTTTGTAGATGCAACACTTGAAAACGTTGCGCAAGGTAAATACCCACTGTCTCGCTTTTTATACCTTTACGTAAATAAGCACCCTAACAAGCCACTTTCGCCAATTGAAGCAGAGTTCTTGAGAATGGTACTTTCTAAAGACGGTCAAAAAATCGTTGAAAAAGATGGTTACGTACCACTATCTGCTAAGTTAGTAGAAGTTGAACTTAAAAAGCTTGGTTTATAA
- the panC gene encoding pantoate--beta-alanine ligase — MQSITEIKSLRSQIKAWRQAGLSVALVPTMGNLHRGHFSLVEKAKTLADKVVVSIFVNPMQFGANEDLDNYPRTLNEDKQGLADLETDIVFTPSVDTIYPNGLGAQSFVDVPDISMGYCGGSRPGHFRGVATVVTKLFNLVQPDYACFGEKDFQQLQVIKTMTRDLSIPVEVIGVPTMREVSGLAMSSRNGYLSADQKATATVLFKTLNECAEQIKSGNKDFIALSNSAKQNLEAAGLKPDYFEIAQRDTLKAATLEDTQFVILAAAFLGSVRLIDNLQVVI, encoded by the coding sequence ATGCAGTCAATTACAGAAATCAAATCATTACGTAGTCAAATTAAAGCATGGCGCCAAGCAGGTCTTAGCGTGGCATTAGTGCCAACCATGGGTAACTTACACCGAGGCCATTTTTCACTTGTTGAAAAAGCAAAAACATTGGCCGATAAGGTAGTCGTAAGCATTTTTGTAAACCCAATGCAATTTGGCGCAAATGAAGATTTAGATAACTACCCGCGTACACTCAATGAAGATAAACAAGGTCTTGCCGACCTTGAAACCGATATTGTATTTACCCCAAGCGTAGACACCATTTACCCTAACGGTTTAGGTGCACAGAGCTTTGTTGATGTACCCGATATATCTATGGGTTATTGCGGCGGCTCACGCCCTGGTCACTTTAGAGGAGTCGCAACTGTTGTTACTAAGCTATTTAACTTAGTACAGCCAGATTATGCCTGCTTTGGTGAAAAAGACTTCCAGCAGCTGCAAGTTATTAAAACCATGACCCGCGACTTATCAATACCAGTTGAAGTTATTGGCGTACCTACGATGCGAGAAGTCTCAGGCCTTGCCATGAGCTCGCGTAACGGATACCTATCGGCCGATCAAAAAGCGACTGCTACAGTACTTTTTAAAACCTTAAACGAATGTGCAGAGCAAATTAAAAGCGGTAATAAAGACTTTATTGCACTGAGTAATAGCGCTAAGCAAAACTTAGAAGCGGCAGGTTTAAAACCTGACTATTTTGAGATAGCTCAACGAGATACATTAAAAGCTGCTACACTCGAAGATACACAATTTGTTATTTTAGCCGCAGCCTTTTTAGGCAGTGTTAGATTAATAGACAACTTACAAGTTGTTATTTAA
- the panB gene encoding 3-methyl-2-oxobutanoate hydroxymethyltransferase, with amino-acid sequence MSKITVSTLNKMKAENNKITALTAYDASFAKLFHDNGVEVILVGDSLGMVLQGGDDTLGVTNQDIAYHTRCVRAGSRELFVIADLPFMTYSSVSDTCKNAAELMRAGANMVKLEGGEWLYDSIKTLTQQGIPVCGHLGLTPQSVHVFGGFKIQGREDDKAQKMIDDAKALEAAGAQLLVLECIPSALAERITDAINIPTIGIGAGSLTDGQILVMHDLVGISAGYIPKFSKNFLLETGNMPQAVQKYCTDVKSGAFPSAEHEFK; translated from the coding sequence ATGTCTAAAATAACCGTTTCTACTTTAAATAAAATGAAAGCAGAAAATAACAAAATCACTGCGCTAACGGCCTACGATGCCAGCTTTGCTAAGTTATTTCATGATAACGGCGTAGAAGTTATTTTAGTGGGTGATTCTTTAGGTATGGTACTTCAAGGTGGCGACGACACGCTTGGTGTAACTAATCAAGATATCGCCTATCACACACGTTGTGTACGCGCAGGTAGCCGTGAGCTATTTGTTATTGCCGATTTACCATTTATGACCTATTCAAGTGTAAGTGACACCTGTAAAAATGCTGCAGAGCTAATGCGTGCTGGCGCTAATATGGTAAAGCTTGAAGGTGGCGAATGGCTATACGACAGCATTAAAACACTAACTCAGCAAGGTATTCCGGTATGTGGTCATTTAGGACTTACACCTCAATCAGTGCATGTATTTGGTGGTTTTAAAATTCAAGGCCGTGAAGACGACAAAGCACAAAAAATGATTGATGATGCAAAAGCACTTGAAGCAGCAGGCGCGCAATTATTAGTACTAGAATGTATTCCAAGTGCCCTTGCTGAACGTATTACTGATGCGATTAACATACCTACTATTGGTATTGGCGCAGGAAGTTTAACCGATGGTCAAATATTAGTAATGCACGACCTTGTGGGTATTTCAGCAGGTTACATACCTAAATTTTCTAAAAACTTTTTGCTCGAAACAGGCAACATGCCACAAGCCGTTCAAAAATATTGTACAGACGTTAAAAGTGGCGCGTTCCCAAGCGCCGAACACGAGTTTAAATAA
- the folK gene encoding 2-amino-4-hydroxy-6-hydroxymethyldihydropteridine diphosphokinase: MQRVYLGLGANLNSPKEQLDNAVTALKKLPNCEFISVSHYYASKPMGPQDQPDYVNAVACIKTSLEPEQLLDFTQAIELEHGRVRKAERWGPRTLDIDTLLFGQQIINTTRLTVPHYGLCEREFVVYPLLELAPELILPSGIALKTIANGLPLNDLQQLPL, translated from the coding sequence ATGCAGCGTGTTTATTTGGGTTTAGGAGCCAACCTAAACTCACCAAAAGAGCAGCTTGATAACGCAGTAACAGCGCTTAAAAAGCTGCCTAATTGCGAATTTATAAGCGTATCGCATTACTATGCAAGTAAACCTATGGGCCCGCAAGATCAGCCCGATTACGTTAACGCAGTAGCCTGTATAAAAACATCCCTTGAGCCAGAGCAATTACTTGATTTCACTCAAGCAATTGAACTTGAGCACGGCCGTGTTAGAAAGGCCGAACGTTGGGGGCCGCGCACGCTAGACATAGACACGCTACTTTTTGGCCAGCAGATTATTAATACGACCCGTTTAACTGTGCCACATTATGGTTTATGCGAACGTGAGTTTGTAGTTTATCCGTTACTAGAACTTGCACCCGAACTTATTTTACCAAGCGGTATTGCATTAAAAACCATTGCAAATGGTTTACCGCTCAACGACCTACAGCAATTACCTCTGTAA
- the pcnB gene encoding polynucleotide adenylyltransferase PcnB yields the protein MIPRGEHGISRKQFSPNAIKVLYRLKDGGYDAYLVGGCIRDILLGQQPKDFDVVTNATPDQVKKLFRNCRLIGRRFRLAHIVFGREIIEVATMRGHHEAQEDKNQISQSSNEGQLLRDNVFGSIEEDAERRDFSINALYYSINDFSIHDYANGLAAIKAKQIELIGDPETRYREDPVRMLRAVRFATKLDMSIAPNSEKPITALASLLDNIPPARLFEEVLKLFLNGKAEANFLMLRQYGLFKSLFPELDKILDKNPSSLETAFIQQMFQNTDKRINADKKVTPAFVFAALLWFPLLERTKKIQNQEQLSEYDAFAQAMNKVLSDNSQHIAVPKRFTLGARDIWHIQHRLDKRAGQRAYRLTQQPRFKAAYDFLLLRVDAGETQHNELAQWWTQYLSQDINGQKEMVKNLGHQGGPKPRKRPRRRNTKKPTE from the coding sequence GTGATCCCGCGTGGTGAACATGGTATTTCTCGCAAACAATTTAGCCCAAATGCAATCAAAGTATTATACCGCTTAAAAGACGGTGGTTACGATGCCTACCTAGTTGGTGGTTGTATTCGCGATATATTGTTAGGTCAACAGCCAAAAGATTTTGACGTAGTAACAAACGCAACGCCTGATCAGGTAAAAAAGCTTTTTAGAAACTGTCGCCTTATTGGCCGCCGCTTTCGTTTAGCGCACATTGTATTTGGTCGCGAAATTATTGAAGTAGCCACAATGCGCGGGCACCACGAAGCGCAAGAAGACAAAAACCAAATAAGCCAATCAAGTAATGAAGGGCAATTATTGCGCGACAACGTTTTTGGTAGTATTGAAGAAGACGCCGAGCGCCGTGACTTTTCAATCAACGCTTTGTATTACTCAATTAACGATTTTAGCATTCACGATTACGCTAACGGCTTAGCTGCAATTAAAGCAAAGCAAATTGAGCTAATTGGCGATCCTGAAACACGTTACCGTGAAGACCCTGTTCGTATGCTACGAGCGGTACGCTTCGCTACAAAACTTGATATGAGCATTGCACCTAATAGCGAAAAGCCAATTACTGCACTTGCCAGCTTACTTGATAACATTCCGCCTGCGCGTTTGTTTGAAGAAGTACTTAAACTGTTTTTAAACGGTAAAGCCGAAGCTAACTTTTTAATGTTACGTCAATACGGTTTATTTAAATCGCTATTTCCTGAACTTGATAAAATTTTAGATAAAAATCCAAGCAGTCTTGAAACTGCATTTATTCAGCAAATGTTTCAAAACACCGATAAACGCATAAATGCTGACAAAAAAGTAACACCCGCTTTTGTATTTGCCGCCTTACTATGGTTTCCGCTACTTGAACGTACTAAAAAGATTCAAAACCAAGAGCAACTTTCTGAATACGACGCTTTTGCACAAGCAATGAATAAAGTACTTAGCGATAATTCACAGCATATTGCTGTACCAAAACGCTTTACCTTAGGTGCTCGCGACATTTGGCATATTCAGCATCGTTTAGATAAACGAGCAGGTCAACGTGCTTACAGGCTAACGCAACAGCCTCGCTTTAAAGCAGCTTACGACTTTTTATTATTACGCGTAGATGCAGGCGAAACACAACATAACGAATTAGCGCAGTGGTGGACTCAATACTTAAGCCAAGATATTAACGGTCAAAAAGAGATGGTGAAAAACTTAGGTCATCAAGGTGGACCTAAGCCACGTAAACGCCCTCGTCGCCGTAATACAAAAAAGCCAACTGAGTAA
- the gluQRS gene encoding tRNA glutamyl-Q(34) synthetase GluQRS, translated as MSPTAVTTPLRDYRGRFAPSPSGPLHFGSLVAAVGSFLDAKANQGKWLVRIEDIDTTRVVKNADSDILHTLQAYALNWDEPVVYQTQRLDLYQDVTQTLLKQNLIYACRCTRKQIKAIGGIYQGHCKSLNHDKTTGALRLTQQYPTTHFSDLIQGDINVNKALAVEDYLIKRSDGLFAYQLVVVIDDIDQGINRIVRGADLIEPTARQISLFKQLNSPTPEFAHLPLAVAEPGFKLSKQNYAPAISKQNPKPALISAFEFLGLPISTDLIDLNIEQLIAWGVKNFSLKQVPKVPEIQISQHPTHQAVQFTHLSK; from the coding sequence ATGTCTCCTACAGCCGTTACCACGCCTTTGCGTGACTATCGCGGTCGTTTTGCACCGTCTCCTTCTGGGCCATTACACTTTGGCTCACTTGTGGCGGCTGTGGGTAGCTTTCTTGATGCTAAAGCTAACCAAGGAAAGTGGTTAGTACGTATAGAAGACATAGATACTACACGCGTGGTCAAAAACGCCGACTCCGATATTTTACACACCTTACAAGCCTACGCCCTCAACTGGGATGAACCCGTTGTTTATCAAACGCAGCGCTTAGATTTATATCAAGATGTTACTCAAACACTTTTAAAACAAAATCTTATTTATGCATGTCGTTGTACGCGTAAACAAATAAAAGCCATTGGTGGCATTTATCAAGGGCATTGCAAGTCACTTAATCATGATAAAACTACAGGTGCACTACGCCTTACTCAGCAATACCCCACTACTCATTTTAGCGATTTAATACAAGGTGATATAAACGTAAATAAAGCCCTCGCCGTTGAAGATTACCTTATAAAGCGAAGTGATGGATTATTTGCATACCAGCTTGTTGTTGTTATCGATGATATTGACCAAGGTATAAATCGTATTGTTAGAGGCGCTGATTTAATTGAGCCAACAGCAAGGCAAATAAGTTTATTTAAACAACTTAACAGCCCTACTCCTGAGTTTGCCCATTTACCTTTAGCGGTTGCAGAACCTGGCTTTAAACTCTCTAAACAAAATTACGCACCAGCAATTAGTAAACAAAACCCAAAACCTGCTTTAATCAGTGCGTTTGAATTTTTAGGTTTGCCCATCAGCACCGATTTAATAGATTTAAATATTGAACAATTAATTGCGTGGGGAGTTAAAAACTTTAGCTTAAAGCAAGTACCTAAAGTGCCTGAAATACAAATTTCTCAACATCCTACTCACCAAGCAGTCCAATTTACGCATTTAAGCAAATAA
- the dksA gene encoding RNA polymerase-binding protein DksA: MPDQKRHGLLAQAGLEPYQEKPGEEYMNEAQRAHFKAILEAWRNDLRNEVDRTKSHMQDEAANFPDPVDRAAQEEEFSLELRTRDRERKLIKKIEKTINLIKEDDFGFCESCGIEIGIRRLEARPTADLCVDCKTLAEIKEKQAGRG, translated from the coding sequence ATGCCAGACCAAAAAAGACATGGTTTATTGGCTCAGGCCGGTTTAGAACCATACCAAGAAAAGCCGGGCGAAGAGTATATGAATGAAGCACAACGTGCTCATTTTAAAGCGATTTTAGAAGCATGGCGCAACGATTTACGTAACGAAGTTGACCGCACAAAATCGCATATGCAAGACGAAGCTGCTAACTTTCCTGATCCAGTTGACCGCGCTGCGCAAGAAGAAGAGTTCTCTTTAGAACTAAGAACTCGTGACCGCGAACGTAAACTGATCAAAAAAATTGAAAAAACAATCAATTTAATTAAAGAAGACGATTTTGGCTTTTGTGAATCATGTGGCATCGAAATTGGCATTCGCCGCTTAGAAGCGCGCCCAACTGCTGATTTATGTGTAGATTGTAAAACACTTGCAGAAATCAAAGAAAAACAAGCTGGACGCGGTTAA
- the sfsA gene encoding DNA/RNA nuclease SfsA produces MKYSPALQSATLLKRYKRFLADLQLKDGSEFTAHCANTGKMTGCAEPGFSAFYSTSDNAKRKYPQSLELTKNNLSQLICVNTAIANKVVEEAINNNVITELNGYEQLQSEVKYGSENSRIDFLLTDSSKSDCYVEVKSVTLLSQSDPQSAQGYFPDAQTLRGQKHIRELIEMIGQGHRAVLLFAVLHEGINKVSGAAHIDEKYNALLNHAISKGVEVLVYKASISANEVILNEKIAFIANS; encoded by the coding sequence ATGAAATACAGCCCAGCCCTACAAAGCGCGACCCTATTAAAGCGCTACAAACGTTTTTTAGCCGACCTACAACTTAAAGATGGCAGCGAGTTTACCGCTCATTGTGCCAACACAGGCAAAATGACCGGCTGTGCAGAACCTGGCTTTAGCGCTTTTTATTCAACCAGCGACAACGCCAAGCGAAAATACCCACAATCATTAGAGCTGACCAAAAATAATTTATCGCAGCTTATTTGTGTAAATACAGCCATTGCTAATAAAGTGGTTGAAGAGGCTATAAACAACAATGTTATTACTGAGCTTAACGGCTATGAGCAGCTGCAAAGCGAAGTAAAGTACGGCAGTGAAAATAGCCGCATAGACTTTTTACTTACCGATAGCAGTAAAAGTGATTGCTACGTTGAAGTAAAATCGGTCACATTACTAAGTCAAAGTGACCCGCAAAGCGCTCAAGGCTATTTTCCGGATGCGCAAACGCTGCGTGGACAAAAACATATTCGCGAACTCATAGAAATGATCGGACAAGGCCACCGTGCAGTATTACTGTTCGCTGTATTGCACGAAGGTATAAATAAAGTGAGCGGTGCTGCACATATAGATGAAAAATATAACGCACTATTAAACCACGCTATTAGTAAAGGTGTTGAGGTTTTAGTTTATAAAGCAAGCATTAGCGCCAATGAAGTAATACTCAATGAGAAAATTGCATTTATAGCTAACTCGTAA